In a genomic window of Pirellulaceae bacterium:
- a CDS encoding MBL fold metallo-hydrolase codes for MLPVHSLRISNPFFEGANTVYLIESDPLTLIDTGVATEIAYERLLSQLKETGLRVEDIRRVILTHKHIDHIGNAWRIQQLNQAEILIHESEMRSIENVDAQSVRFAKVANQRLAAWQVPSGEVADSSQLPSWEIEPVQGSALRDGDEIDLGGGETMQVIHTPGHTRGSICLLYEDHLFSGDHILEDISPNVGGGDMRQQGLLKLFLQSLKRVQEIPGSPHVLPGHGDRFDGLAQRCQTLMDHHQERLDQIMEILNGKELTVYQVACELFGQLNDFHIFLGCAEANSHLEHLVEDRLLLERDGIFRCADASN; via the coding sequence ATGCTGCCTGTCCACTCACTCCGTATTTCCAATCCATTTTTTGAGGGAGCCAACACGGTATACCTGATCGAATCAGACCCGCTGACACTGATCGACACGGGCGTCGCTACAGAAATTGCCTACGAACGGCTACTCTCGCAACTGAAAGAAACGGGACTGCGCGTCGAAGACATTCGACGAGTCATCCTCACGCACAAGCATATTGACCACATTGGCAATGCGTGGCGTATCCAACAGTTGAACCAGGCTGAAATTTTGATCCATGAATCGGAAATGCGGTCCATTGAAAATGTCGATGCACAAAGCGTACGGTTCGCAAAAGTTGCTAATCAACGGCTTGCCGCATGGCAGGTGCCATCCGGCGAGGTAGCCGACAGTAGTCAACTGCCCAGCTGGGAGATTGAGCCCGTCCAAGGCTCCGCTTTGCGAGACGGTGATGAGATCGATCTTGGTGGTGGCGAAACAATGCAAGTCATTCACACACCTGGACACACGCGAGGGTCCATCTGTCTCCTTTACGAAGACCACCTCTTCTCGGGCGACCATATCTTGGAAGATATCTCACCCAATGTTGGCGGAGGTGATATGCGTCAGCAAGGATTGTTAAAACTTTTTTTACAATCGCTGAAACGAGTTCAAGAGATCCCGGGATCCCCCCACGTGTTACCCGGTCATGGCGATCGATTTGACGGTCTTGCGCAACGATGCCAAACCCTGATGGACCATCACCAAGAACGACTCGATCAAATCATGGAAATTCTGAACGGCAAAGAATTAACCGTTTATCAAGTAGCCTGCGAACTGTTTGGACAGCTCAACGACTTCCATATCTTTCTCGGTTGCGCTGAAGCAAATTCCCACTTGGAACACTTAGTTGAAGACCGACTCCTACTGGAAAGAGACGGAATATTCCGTTGTGCAGATGCGTCAAACTAG
- a CDS encoding nitrilase-related carbon-nitrogen hydrolase has protein sequence MAEQLNVAMVQMEVGKSLDDNLSVAEQKCIDAAASGAELVVLPEYFADMFGRGADPRDREHQPQKIDRGSVCTMLSETAAREKITIHGGSFLEQDGPHTYNTTPVYGPDGNLIATYRKQHPFHCPAVPQGSGRAEIDFIAPGQVTSVYAINGFRVGCAICWDLRFPDLFAAYRRLECDLIICPAVFFADVPTNIQFWESLLRGRAIDSACYIASATECGQTHATSDSTRPSTSSVRFNGVTRLVDPMGDILARAKDHHADLVQGTIHKARLIESRENYPGGIR, from the coding sequence ATGGCGGAACAATTGAATGTGGCAATGGTCCAGATGGAAGTCGGAAAAAGTCTCGACGACAATCTGTCTGTCGCCGAACAGAAATGTATCGACGCCGCAGCGTCCGGTGCAGAGCTTGTCGTCTTGCCGGAGTACTTCGCCGACATGTTTGGTCGTGGCGCCGACCCACGAGATCGCGAACACCAGCCGCAGAAGATCGACCGAGGATCGGTCTGCACGATGTTGAGCGAGACCGCCGCTCGAGAAAAGATCACGATCCACGGGGGCAGCTTTCTTGAGCAGGACGGCCCCCACACCTACAACACCACGCCAGTCTACGGCCCCGATGGAAATCTAATCGCGACTTATCGCAAACAACATCCGTTTCATTGTCCAGCCGTCCCTCAAGGTTCCGGCCGTGCCGAAATTGACTTCATCGCTCCCGGGCAGGTCACGAGCGTCTATGCAATCAATGGTTTTCGCGTCGGTTGCGCCATTTGCTGGGACCTGCGATTTCCGGACTTGTTTGCCGCCTACCGACGCCTGGAATGCGACTTAATTATTTGCCCGGCCGTATTTTTCGCAGACGTCCCCACCAACATTCAATTTTGGGAATCGCTACTGCGCGGACGTGCCATCGACAGTGCCTGCTATATCGCCTCGGCAACCGAATGCGGCCAAACTCATGCCACCTCCGACTCAACACGGCCCTCAACGAGCTCCGTTCGGTTTAATGGCGTCACGCGCCTCGTGGATCCGATGGGGGATATTTTGGCGCGAGCAAAAGATCATCACGCCGACTTAGTCCAAGGCACCATTCACAAGGCGCGGCTGATCGAATCTCGAGAAAACTACCCTGGGGGGATACGCTGA
- a CDS encoding reverse transcriptase/maturase family protein, whose amino-acid sequence MNLPAIEQQKNQKNIPQDDPPCWYPAGMRENLMQQIASSEILELAFAWLCKRREHYSHHDDVWHVRYHWPTWKWKLQADLKAGRYRFSPLRRFHRDGDNWEIWSAADALVLKAIAIVLTQHLSPQLSKRCTHLAGHGGAKGAVRQLLRQIPQNKFVFRTDVKHYYASMRHEILQAQLSERIDDPALLDLLWQFMRRTVCDGGVYQQIQQGISLGCPLSPLMGALFLDLLDKRMEKLRLCYVRFMDDWVVLAPTRWKLRRAIRSINETLAELQVKQHPDKTFVGKIERGFTFLGYQINAAGLIEVAPPTKKRLIERMARLDEQDATDRIGQYVRRWWSWLISGFNERQINSLCGDDSTTYQYILPYLAKPR is encoded by the coding sequence ATGAACCTGCCAGCCATCGAGCAACAGAAAAATCAAAAGAACATCCCCCAAGACGATCCTCCCTGCTGGTATCCTGCTGGGATGCGAGAGAATTTAATGCAACAGATCGCGTCTTCGGAAATACTTGAGCTGGCCTTTGCGTGGCTTTGCAAACGCAGAGAGCACTACTCCCACCATGATGATGTGTGGCATGTCAGGTATCACTGGCCGACCTGGAAGTGGAAATTACAGGCCGATCTGAAAGCCGGCCGCTATCGCTTTTCTCCCTTGAGACGTTTTCACCGCGACGGAGACAACTGGGAAATTTGGTCAGCCGCGGATGCCCTTGTGCTCAAAGCGATCGCCATCGTACTGACTCAACATTTGTCCCCTCAGCTGTCCAAACGTTGTACTCACTTGGCGGGTCATGGCGGAGCCAAAGGAGCTGTGCGTCAGCTGCTGCGCCAGATTCCACAAAACAAGTTTGTCTTCCGTACCGATGTCAAACATTACTATGCCAGCATGCGCCACGAAATTTTGCAGGCCCAGTTGTCCGAAAGAATCGACGACCCAGCACTCCTTGATTTGCTTTGGCAATTCATGCGCCGCACAGTCTGCGATGGGGGAGTCTACCAACAGATCCAACAAGGCATTTCGCTCGGCTGCCCCTTATCTCCCCTGATGGGTGCCTTGTTTCTCGACCTGTTAGACAAACGAATGGAAAAACTGAGGCTCTGCTACGTTCGCTTTATGGACGACTGGGTCGTGTTAGCACCAACACGTTGGAAGCTACGGCGGGCGATCCGGTCGATCAACGAAACGCTGGCGGAACTTCAGGTCAAACAGCATCCGGATAAGACCTTTGTCGGAAAAATCGAGCGAGGATTCACTTTCCTCGGCTACCAAATCAATGCGGCGGGGCTAATCGAGGTTGCCCCGCCGACAAAAAAACGCTTGATCGAACGAATGGCCCGGCTTGATGAGCAAGATGCGACAGACCGCATCGGGCAATACGTTCGGCGTTGGTGGAGTTGGCTGATCAGTGGTTTCAACGAGCGTCAGATTAACTCGCTTTGCGGCGACGATTCCACCACGTACCAATACATCCTACCGTACCTAGCAAAGCCCAGGTGA
- a CDS encoding SO2930 family diheme c-type cytochrome, protein MNWSIRWILSFLVCLPAAAIGANENFSPQTYSISPTPDIQYRLQDRLIQAVPGDVIQLEAGRYELNRQLDVVSDNITIRGRGSDETVLSFKNQYVGGQGIEAKGDNLLLEGFAVEDTAGNAIKVLGVTNVTFRDIRTEWTGKASPSNGAYGIYPVQCENVLIEQCSAIGASDAGLYVGQCKKVVVRNSRAERNVAGIEIENTVGADVYDNLATNNAGGILVFDLPGLPVKAGGKVRVFRNQVVKNNHENFAAAGNMVATVPSGTGIMIMVTDDVEVFENEIIGNQTTSVSVVSFLITEKKFDATDFDPIPESISIHDNRIRDGGQNPQGTIRAALAPVFGNRFPDILFDGVVPPTNASGKAKLRVQDNGTATYANFNLPMLTATNLQNGSYQVDRTPPLETIAALKPIELAKHQPAEASGNLAVRVYRSAPDKLSDFGLFVGNGSTQQPAAGVVPYELITPLFSDYTSKHRFIRIPADRQIDFEAQGPLDFPVGTVIAKTFAYPHDMTDPSKGERLLETRIEERRKEGWFGYSYVWNDEQTDATLALGGNEINVSWIHTNGEKRANRYQVPNANQCISCHTQADQFQPLGPTARNLNRDFAFAHGHENQLGYLDRIGQLKGLPELQQVAKVASFEQAESGTVNERARTWLDVNCAHCHNPDGSARTSGLDLRLDQTHPTKFGVWKTPVAAGHGSGGHDYDIVPGKADKSILIFRLESDDPSIMMPNVARNIVPVEAVALIREWINQMDSHEK, encoded by the coding sequence ATGAATTGGTCGATCCGCTGGATTCTTAGCTTTTTGGTTTGTCTTCCCGCAGCCGCGATCGGCGCGAACGAAAATTTTTCGCCGCAGACCTATTCCATCTCGCCAACTCCGGATATTCAGTATCGCTTACAAGATCGCCTAATTCAGGCAGTGCCCGGCGACGTAATCCAGTTGGAAGCAGGAAGATATGAATTGAATCGGCAACTGGATGTTGTGTCTGACAACATCACAATCCGAGGCCGCGGGTCGGACGAGACAGTTCTTTCTTTCAAGAACCAATATGTAGGTGGGCAAGGAATTGAAGCCAAAGGCGACAATCTGCTTCTAGAAGGTTTTGCGGTCGAAGACACCGCCGGCAACGCCATCAAGGTGTTGGGAGTCACAAACGTCACCTTTCGCGACATCCGCACAGAATGGACAGGCAAAGCCAGTCCATCGAATGGCGCTTACGGGATCTACCCGGTTCAATGCGAGAATGTGCTGATCGAGCAATGTTCGGCGATCGGTGCTTCGGACGCAGGTCTTTATGTGGGCCAATGCAAAAAGGTCGTCGTCAGGAATTCACGTGCAGAGCGAAACGTGGCTGGTATCGAGATCGAGAATACGGTTGGCGCGGATGTATACGACAATCTTGCGACCAATAATGCGGGGGGCATTTTGGTCTTTGACCTACCAGGCTTGCCGGTAAAGGCAGGCGGTAAGGTGCGAGTGTTCCGTAACCAAGTTGTGAAAAACAATCACGAAAACTTTGCAGCAGCGGGCAACATGGTGGCTACGGTCCCCTCGGGCACCGGCATCATGATCATGGTCACGGATGATGTGGAGGTTTTCGAGAATGAAATCATCGGCAATCAAACGACAAGTGTTTCGGTGGTGAGTTTTCTGATCACGGAAAAGAAGTTTGATGCGACGGACTTCGATCCGATTCCAGAATCGATTTCGATCCACGACAATCGCATTCGTGATGGCGGACAGAACCCGCAAGGTACAATTCGCGCGGCGCTGGCTCCAGTGTTTGGCAATCGATTTCCGGACATTCTTTTCGATGGCGTCGTCCCACCGACCAATGCATCGGGGAAGGCGAAGCTCCGAGTTCAAGACAATGGGACGGCGACTTACGCAAACTTCAATCTTCCCATGCTCACCGCCACCAATCTACAAAATGGCAGCTACCAGGTGGACCGAACGCCACCCCTGGAAACGATCGCAGCACTCAAGCCTATCGAATTAGCGAAGCATCAGCCCGCGGAGGCCAGTGGAAATCTTGCGGTCCGTGTCTATCGCTCAGCTCCCGACAAGCTATCGGATTTTGGACTGTTTGTTGGCAACGGATCAACGCAGCAACCGGCCGCAGGTGTCGTTCCCTACGAGCTGATCACGCCGCTCTTTTCTGATTACACGTCCAAGCATCGGTTCATTCGCATTCCAGCGGACCGTCAAATCGATTTCGAAGCCCAAGGCCCCCTCGATTTCCCGGTGGGAACGGTGATTGCCAAGACTTTTGCCTACCCACACGACATGACCGACCCCTCCAAGGGCGAGCGTTTGCTGGAAACCCGCATCGAAGAGCGACGTAAAGAGGGCTGGTTTGGTTATTCTTACGTTTGGAACGACGAACAAACAGATGCGACGTTGGCACTCGGCGGGAATGAAATCAACGTCAGCTGGATCCATACGAACGGTGAAAAACGAGCGAATCGTTACCAAGTCCCCAATGCCAATCAATGCATTTCCTGCCACACTCAGGCCGATCAATTTCAACCGTTAGGGCCGACAGCTCGCAACCTAAATCGCGACTTTGCCTTCGCGCATGGCCATGAGAACCAACTCGGCTATCTGGATCGCATCGGTCAGCTCAAAGGCCTTCCAGAGCTCCAGCAAGTTGCCAAAGTCGCAAGCTTCGAACAGGCCGAGAGCGGAACCGTGAACGAACGTGCCCGAACTTGGCTGGATGTGAATTGCGCACACTGTCACAATCCTGATGGAAGTGCCCGAACATCCGGGCTCGACCTTCGTCTCGACCAAACCCACCCGACGAAATTCGGAGTATGGAAAACGCCCGTTGCTGCCGGGCATGGTTCAGGTGGACATGATTATGATATCGTTCCCGGGAAGGCCGACAAATCAATCCTGATCTTTCGCTTGGAATCGGATGACCCAAGTATCATGATGCCCAACGTGGCTCGCAACATCGTCCCCGTGGAAGCCGTTGCCCTGATTCGCGAATGGATCAATCAAATGGACTCCCATGAAAAGTAG
- a CDS encoding PEP-CTERM sorting domain-containing protein (PEP-CTERM proteins occur, often in large numbers, in the proteomes of bacteria that also encode an exosortase, a predicted intramembrane cysteine proteinase. The presence of a PEP-CTERM domain at a protein's C-terminus predicts cleavage within the sorting domain, followed by covalent anchoring to some some component of the (usually Gram-negative) cell surface. Many PEP-CTERM proteins exhibit an unusual sequence composition that includes large numbers of potential glycosylation sites. Expression of one such protein has been shown restore the ability of a bacterium to form floc, a type of biofilm.) — translation MTVLTRSILLTCCLAVLLVGTTFAQISVVVPEDLIDLEGDTSGPEEFAGAPFRVQFVYEADQFSLPENAGAITGFLLRPDSLIPGPRELAYDDIEVRLSTTEVNSDDIDLIFEDNVGGDELLVYEGELEVSTQAVGPEDGPLEFDYFYPFTTPFDYDPSKGNLLLDVISFSGQDFEQLEDQDSSVVGIYAGDPLSDIGEFLPAGLVVAFLFDSPGLPGDFDGNGILDAIDIDLLSAEVRLGNNTPSFDLNADQKVNDADRGVWVDDLRQTYFGDANLDGEFNSGDFVFVFQAGEYEDAQVGNSTWATGDWNGDAEFNSGDFVIAFQAGGFEQGPRAAVAAVPEPSSLCLILVGAALLVFRRRIA, via the coding sequence ATGACCGTTTTGACGCGCTCTATTCTGTTGACGTGCTGTCTTGCCGTGTTACTTGTTGGGACAACTTTCGCACAGATTTCTGTGGTCGTTCCTGAGGATCTCATCGATCTAGAAGGTGATACAAGCGGTCCTGAAGAATTCGCAGGTGCTCCCTTTCGTGTGCAGTTCGTCTATGAAGCGGATCAATTTTCATTGCCGGAAAATGCAGGAGCCATCACGGGATTTCTGTTGAGACCGGATTCCTTGATTCCTGGTCCCCGTGAATTGGCCTACGATGACATTGAAGTTCGTCTGTCCACCACCGAAGTTAACTCCGACGACATTGACCTGATCTTTGAAGACAATGTGGGTGGCGACGAGTTGCTCGTCTACGAAGGAGAACTTGAGGTAAGCACTCAAGCCGTTGGTCCCGAGGACGGTCCGCTTGAATTCGACTATTTTTATCCCTTCACGACGCCCTTCGATTACGATCCATCGAAAGGGAACTTGTTGTTGGACGTGATCAGTTTTTCTGGACAAGACTTCGAGCAACTAGAAGATCAAGACAGTAGTGTCGTTGGTATTTATGCGGGAGATCCGTTGTCGGATATCGGAGAGTTTTTGCCCGCTGGGCTCGTTGTCGCGTTTCTGTTTGATTCGCCTGGCCTGCCGGGAGATTTTGATGGTAATGGAATCCTGGACGCGATTGATATTGATTTGTTGAGTGCTGAAGTACGGTTGGGCAACAACACGCCCAGCTTTGACTTGAACGCTGACCAGAAGGTGAATGATGCCGATCGTGGAGTATGGGTCGATGATTTGAGACAAACCTACTTCGGTGATGCAAATCTCGATGGGGAATTTAATTCGGGCGACTTTGTCTTCGTCTTCCAAGCGGGCGAATACGAAGATGCCCAAGTTGGAAATTCGACATGGGCGACGGGAGACTGGAACGGCGACGCCGAATTTAATAGCGGTGACTTTGTGATTGCTTTTCAGGCTGGCGGATTTGAGCAGGGGCCTCGGGCTGCTGTTGCTGCGGTTCCAGAACCGTCCAGTCTCTGCCTCATCCTGGTGGGAGCTGCCCTTTTGGTTTTCCGGCGACGGATCGCCTAA
- a CDS encoding penicillin acylase family protein gives MLNCFPVFLRLCQHRRILFFLLLFTANFLCLSPASANPSAEEMAQQVTIHRDEWGVPHVYGPTDATVAFGMGYVQCEDNLWQLEDTFIQSLGRYAEIQGERGLANDILHRTFEIDSRSRRAYEQLDDEMKAICVGFTDGINFYLSQHPEIKPRLIDHYQPWHLIAFDRFIMLSFVYGKSHAPRPSAPRQGKLESSLIGSNQWAIGPSKTKDQTAMLFVNPHQPFYGPGQFYEAHVKSEQGLNVSGGCFFGSPFPTLGHNEHLGWAYTVNEPDIADVYRETFDLEGEPLKYRYGDGYREATTWKDVIHVKTEAGLEQREYTFLKTHHGPCVAVEDETHRLSVKIAALFEGTRLSQGLQMAKATTLEEWLAANRLQLLPMFNAAYADREGNIFYIYNGSIPVRDPNFDWTQPVDGSDPRTEWKGIHPLDDLPQVLNPPTGYVQNCNSTPFTTTDYGNPFVDDYPAYMVEEKYDDKRRAKISRKLLREAKEVDFDQWQELAFDTTLYWPLNELPKMKLAHEQLKTQDPKLAEAVQPFLTHLLDWDCRSDVDCTRTTLCVAWYGAMYGQTRPSETLRAEFVSNPSNKFRALVAAAGSLQELYGDWKIKWGDVNRMQRVPQAGDLGAAGRKFRDDLPSLPSPGAEGPLGIAFNVYYTPPAPPLRKNRYGVAGNSFAAVYEFSNRVKSKSVLQYGVSGDPESPHYFDQARLYSQGKFKDAWFYDDEVKAHTVKSYHPGQE, from the coding sequence ATGTTGAATTGCTTCCCGGTTTTTCTGCGACTTTGTCAACATCGGAGGATTTTGTTTTTTCTCCTGCTGTTCACAGCCAATTTTCTCTGCTTGAGTCCCGCTTCTGCGAATCCATCGGCGGAAGAAATGGCCCAGCAGGTCACCATCCATCGTGATGAATGGGGGGTGCCCCATGTTTATGGTCCGACCGATGCAACGGTTGCGTTTGGCATGGGATACGTGCAGTGCGAGGACAATTTGTGGCAGCTCGAGGATACGTTCATTCAGAGTCTGGGGCGATATGCTGAAATTCAGGGTGAACGTGGTTTGGCGAACGATATCCTCCATCGTACCTTTGAAATTGATTCGCGTTCTCGTCGAGCTTACGAGCAATTGGACGATGAGATGAAGGCGATTTGTGTTGGCTTTACCGATGGAATTAATTTTTATTTAAGTCAGCATCCTGAAATCAAGCCGCGGTTGATCGATCATTATCAGCCTTGGCATTTGATCGCATTTGATCGCTTCATCATGCTCAGCTTTGTCTACGGAAAGTCTCACGCGCCACGACCCAGTGCGCCGCGACAGGGAAAATTAGAAAGCTCGTTGATCGGATCCAATCAATGGGCCATTGGACCGTCAAAGACGAAAGATCAAACGGCGATGTTGTTCGTGAATCCACATCAGCCTTTCTATGGTCCAGGTCAGTTTTATGAGGCTCATGTCAAGAGCGAGCAAGGTTTGAATGTTAGCGGAGGTTGTTTCTTTGGTTCGCCTTTTCCGACCTTGGGGCACAACGAGCATTTAGGTTGGGCATACACGGTGAATGAACCGGATATTGCCGATGTTTACCGCGAGACCTTTGATCTCGAGGGGGAGCCATTAAAGTATCGCTATGGCGATGGATATCGCGAAGCGACTACCTGGAAGGATGTGATTCATGTCAAGACAGAGGCGGGTCTCGAGCAGCGAGAGTACACGTTTCTGAAAACACACCATGGTCCGTGCGTGGCTGTTGAGGATGAGACGCATCGACTGTCGGTGAAAATAGCGGCTCTTTTTGAAGGCACTCGATTGAGTCAGGGGCTTCAAATGGCCAAAGCCACCACGCTTGAGGAATGGTTAGCTGCCAATCGTCTCCAGCTGCTACCGATGTTCAATGCGGCCTACGCAGACCGCGAAGGAAATATCTTTTACATCTACAACGGCTCCATTCCCGTCCGTGATCCTAACTTTGATTGGACTCAGCCAGTCGATGGATCCGATCCGCGTACGGAATGGAAGGGCATTCATCCTCTGGATGATTTACCGCAAGTTTTGAATCCACCCACCGGCTACGTGCAGAATTGCAACTCGACGCCGTTCACGACGACCGATTACGGAAATCCGTTTGTCGACGATTACCCAGCCTACATGGTCGAAGAGAAATATGATGACAAACGGCGAGCAAAGATATCTCGCAAGCTTTTACGTGAGGCGAAAGAAGTCGATTTTGATCAATGGCAAGAATTGGCATTCGACACCACCTTGTATTGGCCCCTGAATGAATTGCCCAAAATGAAGTTGGCGCACGAGCAACTTAAGACGCAAGATCCGAAGCTTGCCGAAGCGGTACAGCCCTTTTTGACCCATTTGTTAGATTGGGACTGCCGCTCTGATGTTGATTGTACACGAACGACGCTCTGTGTTGCCTGGTATGGAGCGATGTATGGTCAGACTCGACCCAGTGAGACGTTGCGTGCGGAATTTGTCAGTAATCCAAGCAACAAGTTTCGAGCACTGGTTGCTGCCGCTGGCTCGTTGCAAGAATTGTATGGTGATTGGAAAATCAAATGGGGGGATGTGAATCGGATGCAGCGGGTTCCCCAGGCTGGTGACTTGGGAGCGGCGGGCAGGAAATTTCGCGACGATTTGCCGAGTCTGCCTAGTCCTGGTGCCGAAGGTCCACTGGGCATTGCCTTCAATGTTTATTACACGCCCCCAGCTCCACCCCTCCGAAAAAATCGTTATGGAGTGGCTGGCAATTCCTTTGCCGCAGTCTACGAATTCTCGAATCGAGTGAAGAGTAAGAGCGTGTTGCAATATGGGGTCAGCGGGGATCCAGAGTCACCCCACTATTTCGATCAAGCACGCCTGTATTCTCAAGGGAAATTCAAAGATGCTTGGTTTTACGACGACGAGGTCAAAGCACACACGGTGAAAAGTTATCATCCGGGGCAGGAGTGA
- a CDS encoding NADP-dependent oxidoreductase, with protein MPVNRQIVLAARPQGFPVESDFELVEAELPELNDGEFVVQARYLSVDPYMRGRISEAKSYAAPVEIGEVMVGESVGQVIQSRNDRFAEGSYVSGMFGWQEYAISKGDAIRRLDPSLAPISTALHVLGMPGLTAYFGLLDVCQPQAGNTVLVSAAAGAVGSIVGQLAKLHGCRVVGTAGSEEKIDFICNELGFDAGLNYKTTTDYYHSLKDICSSGVDCYFDNVGGPLTDAVFPLLNERGRIAICGQISQYNNEKVAQGPRLLWYLIVKRATVRGFLVMDYAAQFRDALQKLTGWYQSGELKCRERITDGLEAAPRAFIEMMQGANVGKQLVRVSSD; from the coding sequence ATGCCCGTCAATCGCCAAATTGTGCTTGCTGCTCGTCCACAAGGTTTTCCCGTCGAATCCGACTTCGAATTGGTCGAGGCAGAGCTTCCGGAATTGAACGACGGAGAATTTGTGGTGCAGGCACGATACCTATCGGTCGATCCGTACATGCGTGGTCGGATTAGCGAAGCCAAGTCGTATGCGGCACCCGTTGAAATTGGTGAAGTGATGGTGGGAGAAAGTGTCGGCCAGGTGATCCAGTCCCGCAACGATCGATTTGCCGAGGGGAGCTATGTTTCGGGGATGTTTGGTTGGCAGGAATATGCGATCAGTAAGGGAGATGCGATTCGGCGGCTTGATCCTTCGTTGGCGCCGATCTCAACTGCGTTGCATGTGTTAGGGATGCCGGGCCTGACTGCCTACTTTGGACTCTTGGACGTTTGTCAGCCACAGGCGGGGAATACGGTTCTCGTGTCGGCAGCGGCCGGCGCTGTCGGATCAATCGTTGGGCAACTTGCGAAACTGCATGGTTGCCGAGTTGTTGGCACGGCCGGATCGGAGGAAAAAATCGATTTCATTTGCAATGAACTGGGTTTTGATGCGGGCCTCAACTACAAGACAACCACGGACTATTATCACAGTTTGAAAGACATCTGTTCTTCGGGAGTCGATTGTTACTTTGATAATGTGGGCGGGCCGCTTACCGACGCAGTCTTTCCGTTGCTGAATGAGCGGGGGCGGATCGCGATTTGTGGACAGATTTCACAGTACAACAACGAGAAGGTAGCACAAGGACCACGTCTGTTGTGGTACTTAATCGTCAAACGGGCAACCGTTCGCGGATTCTTAGTGATGGATTATGCCGCTCAATTTCGAGACGCATTGCAGAAACTCACCGGTTGGTATCAATCGGGCGAATTGAAGTGTCGCGAACGCATTACCGACGGTCTCGAAGCAGCTCCCCGCGCTTTCATCGAAATGATGCAAGGGGCTAATGTTGGTAAACAGCTGGTTCGCGTCAGTTCTGACTGA